Genomic segment of Apium graveolens cultivar Ventura chromosome 7, ASM990537v1, whole genome shotgun sequence:
ggtagtaaatgtggtaattgcgaaccaagagaagattcctgtgaatcaattttgtccaaaatgtgagattgatatttcgggatataagttctcggccgacttgatactcttcaagctgggagagtttgatataatcttaggaatggattggttaggagagaatagcgctcagataaattgtaagaccaagagagtgtatttaaagacgaagagtggagagaaggtagtatttaagggacagaggcaagagcgactatttcttacaattattcaggctaagaagttacttagaaaaggttgtgagtcgttcctagcatatgtagtggattcagagagaggcagccccagcatggaagatattcctgtagttaatgagttccccgatgtgtttcccgacgaactaccaggcttaccaccagatcgacagattgagtttgagatcaaccttgctccaggcacggaaccagtttcaaaggctccgtataggatggcaccagcagaaatgaaagagttggcgagccagctacaagaattattggataagggagtgatacgaccaagtacgtcgccatggggagcacctgttctctttgtgaagaagaaagatgggagtatgcgtctatgcatagattaccgggagttgaataaagtaacgatcaagaaccgctacccgctaccaagaatagatgacctttttgatcagttaaagggagcaaaatgtttttcgaagattgacttgagatcgggataccatcaattaaagatcaaggaagaagatattcccaagaccgcatttaggactagatatgggcattatgaattcctagtaatgccgtttggattgaccaacgctccggccgcattcatggatctgatgaatcgggtatttaagaagtatttggataaatttgtcgtggtatttattgatgacatccttatttattctaaatcggaagaagaacatatgcagcatctctggatagccttggagatactccgacaagagaagttgtatgccaagtttaccaaatgtgagttttggttaaaggaagttcaatttttggggcatgttattggaagtgatggaattaaagtggatccggcaaagattgatgcagttatgagttgggagaggccaaggactcctacggaagtgcgaagttttctaggattggccgggtactatagaagattcgtcaaggatttctcgaagatcgccacaccattgaccaagttaaccagaaagaatcaaaagtttgaatggagtgcagaatgtgaaaatagctttcaagagttaaaacagaagttggtaacagctccggtgttagtacttccagatgatcaagggaattttgtaatattcagcgatgcctcacataagggtttgggttgtgtgttgatgcaacacagcaaggtaatagcatatgcgtcaagacagttgaagccgcacgagttaaagtatccgacgcatgacttggaactagccgccatagtgttcgcactcaagatttggagacactatctctatggagaaaagtgtgaaatctacacggatcacaagagtttaaaatacatttttactcagaaagagctcaatatgaggcagaggagatggctggaattgattaaggactatgactgttcgataaattaccatcctggaaaggcgaacgtagtggccgatgcgctgagtcggaaggaaagattgaatgcaaagataacatcaaaagagttatctgaagaaatcggaaaatttgaattggaactttgtgcttatgggaaagtcaaagaagtttgtcatgcaatgacctttcagccaacactactggaaaagataaagaagtatcaagaggaagtaatggaaaaagagaaaaatcagttatctggagaagagattaatactaaaagggatgagcaaggaatactaaggttttcatccagaatatggattccccatgtatctgaattaaagaatgagatcctccatgaagcccaccattcgaaattttcaatccacccgggaagcaccaagatgtatcaagacttaaagaagaacttttggtggccaaatatgaaaagagacgtggcagaatgggttgcgaagtgctatacctgtcagaaagtaaaggcagaacatcaacgaccaagcggattaattcagcccctgaagattccagaatggaaatgggaaaacatcgctatggactttatagtaggactaccgcgaacaaagtccggacatgacgcaatatgggttataattgatcgtcttacgaagtcggcgcatttccttccaataaatgagaagtcgtcactggacaagttggttcatctgtatgtgcacgaaatcgtattaaggcatggagtacctgtatcaatagtttcagacagagatccccgatttaactcaagattctggaagcaattccaggaatgtcttggcacgaagttgaatatgagcacggcgtatcacccgcagactgatggccagagtgaaagaacaattcaaacaattgaagacatgttgcgcagttgtgcaatcgattttgctggaagttgggacgaccacctgccattgattgaattttcatataacaatagctatcattccagtatcggcatgccaccatatgaagctttgtacgggcgaaaatgtagatcaccaacaagttgggatgaagtaggagaaggaagaattctcggctcagaattggtacaacagttgcatgactcagtcaagttaattcagaaaaggttgcttgctgctcaagatagacagaggaagtatgcagatccagcgcgtaaggatgttcaattccaaattggcgaagctgtgttactaaaagtgtcacctaggaaagggttgataagatttggcaagaaaggaaagttagcacctagatacgtaggtccttttgagattttgagtcaagtaggaaaggtggcctacgagttggccttaccacctcagtatcagcatgtgcataatgtgttccatgtgtcgttgcttaagaagtacaatcctgacgctagccatatgatagaatatgaacctgtagaaattcaggcagacctgtcatttgtggagcaaccggttaaagtactcgactggcaagtaaagagtcttagaaataaatccgtaaagttagtaaaagtactttggaggaaccctaaggtcgaagagtcgacttgggagttagagtctgatatgcgttcccggtatcctcatctgttctcttagattctggggacagaatcccttaagggggagaggatgttacgaccggcattttatgtaatattatttgtgaataatattaagttaaataaaaatatattcaatgcttgtacgtttgtgtgagtgaaaatttctgcattttaaatttgctctgggtagtatatgatttttttcaaagcaagaatttatttaatttctttatttttgatttataaggaatattctaagctttggaaaaaattttcttttaaaagacattttgtacacaaattttgaaaatgattttataaagtctctaaaaatccaagttattttatggtataaattttataatttttgaacttgtactttattatataaaaataaatctttggaaattagttgcttaataattatcaaattacatgaataaccttgcatgcaaactctcttctatttaaccaaagggctaaagagtcaataaccaccccactaactcacaatttgctagccaaattacctccttgaccttgcatgcaaacttgcctaactttggctagagggttactcCTGTAACTTctcacatccactcacttgtgggcaaataaaaaccaaacaatcatgatgatcactccaccatttctacatttttcctccctctcctctccctcctcccacctttcctctcggctttttgccgaaatcctaccccctccccttttcttcattccacattcaagttcccacctcccatacaagtaaatattacttcctatatcatgatcacatatattccaaagagttttgagtaaaaagtttaagttttaaagttgcatgtaaaggttttagtgaaactcaaaatacaatcttgattcttatggatttaaggttgtttttgagaggactacaatgaatggataagtgccaagtcatgagaaggaaaatcttgatgatttaatggccatttccatccatttcattcggccatgaccatatgggagccgaatgaatggtccttgaaatcattcttgttgttttgatcaatttttgcatgtttatgtgataatgacttgaattttgtggtgataatttgataaaactccttgcatgctaagtgatcatctaggtataccataggctaggcttgcatgtcaattttaagatggaatatatgtagaaaaaaatgttgttttggtttgaaaaacccgaaggcatgcatgcatgtggaattctcttagtttgttgtaagattttgaccatttggaaaagattttgttagtgagccttaatttcagtaggaataatgtgataatatggatttatgcttcttgttgcatggtaataatttgtggttatcttttataaaaatatatatcttgttgtttcaaaagcataaaggtttatgatttgttaagagtagtctcttttattttgccatagttgcaccataggtaaggatgatctcaccaagggtattttgagaaaaagggagttagttcagtagaacaccaagtataggtcctggtttaagtatttagttgttgataattgggtttgtcaagtcaaaaccttggaaaatgagagttatagtttctgcagaaaaatcagtttagtaccctgagtttagagtgagttttgaccatgtcattgatgtgcactttgaggcccaagccaccagaagttagtatggggagtatataataggttttaggagttggttggaggtttgcatgtcatttggttaggtgcacaagtagaataacaaaatctgtccagcaggggacagttttgttgcaacttagaaatagggagatttggccatgtcatgggtaggccctcattaggcccaattgggccttagttagagggtatgtcagagaagtttatccaaccatagttcataggatatgagctagaaccatgtgtcacaagttaactcaagtcagggcattttctgcccagaaaaacaggggaaccttggacttttagcttaggcccaagaaggcccaagccaggcctttgagccacatcaagcttgtgagatgcccttaggtcaggagagtcttgtgtaaaaattttgaagaaaaacttgtagtttaagagtgtctaatgcactcaagaaaccttagttaccattctgaaatttgcaccagtgagcactttcacttatcacatagttttaggacacttagaagtgagtattaggtcgaccaccatagttgtaagatagtataaggtcagtagaacaaaaggcacaagtgagggtcaataggttttggataatttaggaaaggcacattgagttaggaagcccaaattcgaagacttcgtttagttagcgaccaagtaacttaagtggtgagtcgagatcatccaagcctagtgtggcattatggtgtatatgatgttatttggtattaatatacgatatgtgattatgtggctacgtgtgtacatttgaaaatataaatgttggatatgaattaagtgtgtataggcctaagtgccatccatgtttaatttcgggttgtaaataggttaagatggtaagaatatattataatgaggattattattatttatgtaggatctcgagacgagggaaaacttgccataaaagtcgagtgaagctccagttgttgctcctaccagtcagaccagaccagtctatctcaaggcaagtgattcaacttgaccttcgcatttactgtaaccagttcatatatatatcgatgcaattatcctgagtcattttgatatatttaaatcaagagtatcttttgtttatctttgagttacatagagatgccatgaaccctcgagtacgtattgcaagtagttcaaaagtctttcatgatagtttaatgccatgataaaatagagatgtgttataataccttattgatccttttgattatcatgctattgatccctgagaaatcttgatgttgcaccctgatgctttgattcaactcttgaaataacctcgatagaaactttatcttgatatctaaaagccaatcttttcttaaattcattcatgattgtttgataaccctatccttaccctaaagcttgatgccctgttatatcttgagctgatgatcacttcctttatattttagcacctctatcctattggaaccagtgatgcttatctccttgatgttctaatacctataccttgtctacaaccattgctttaagcctagtttggcattactcttccatattatccaatagccttgcttaatttccttgtcaaaattcttgtttatggaaatctctcgattaccctaatatagtaaagtctagtagatcatggccctgagatttagagtcagaattccagtgtttcaagttgatctataatcccctgataaaaatgatttcagtcaaaagagattttgtcataaatcggcatcagttttcgaaatgaataaaaggtggatttttcagtcccaaagggggacaaatgttttcttgaatggtggatctggactgagacgcgagtcctttccacacttatattaggcttaaaagttgcctagggattcccaataatgttttagaacccagcgaggttcgggattacttcgcggctgatcaccggctgtaatccgtagcgtcataaaatgattttgattaagaatggttttaaaatttgttttgatgtaagcaaaatgatgccaactcacataagttttatctctcgattatcattgattatgtcattccattgtcattcctaaaggtatatctcgatttatgctttgcgttgtattgttagcacttgttgagcttttggctcacttcttgctttaccctgatattacagctagcagccatggttagattcaagcagactgcccgtaagacctgtgatgctgatgtttatgttcgagctcaggtagaataagtaataatagttgtgtgaggactcggtatttgtaatcagatgtaatagttggtagtgttgggctgttccaaaccctaaactgtaagatcttggattttggttgtgtaatactcattaaaatgatgtaatagctataattattttgctatttaagttgggggtgtgacatgtCATCATCATCATATGCTAAGATTAAAGGCATAAActatgaatgaagtatttaatgaagttagaatcctatgttttatctcatataagtaaatcagttttattctcttaattaatgCATGATAGTATAATCActttaattagttaatcaactcaaaattgatacttgtcttagcagtgaataataaccatacattgttgcataagtgcatattCTATTTAAAAcggtctctgtgggaacgaacttaacttaatcttatactacttgtgatcgcgtacgctTGCGTGTTTTTGTGCGcacaagtttttggcgccgctgccggggatcaatgttaaatttagtttatgtacttttcatcagtggtcgttaaagaTCACTGACTCAGATTATTTTCTTACAAGTTTTACTTTGTTCAtgtatttcaggtactctagagagcgtgtatgcgaacACGTTCTCAATCTTATAAGGAAACACTAGAAGAAGTTGAAGAAGAGGAAaaagaagtttttgaagaagttgaaaattttgaagaagaagtttttgttgcaatgggagaaccatcAGCAGAAACGAAAGCGCTGAAGGATTATTTTCAACCGAatatcaatgacattcagtctagcattgtcagaccagccagTGCAGCTAATACCTTTAAAATCAAGCTTGGCACGATTCAAATGGTTCAGAATTCAGtctagtttgggggttctccaacggaagatccgaatatgcatattagggatttcatcgagatctgcgacaccttcaaatTCAATActgtttctgaagatgctgtgaaactgagacttttcccattttctctgagggataaagctaaaaACTGGTTGCACTTTCTACCACCAGGTTCTATTGCGACATGtgaggatcttgctcagaaatttcttactaaattcttccctatggcaaagacagctacaatcaggaatgctcttactcaatttgtgcagcaatCAGGTGTATCTCTATATGAAGCCTGGGAGCACTATAAGGAGATGCTTAAGAAGTGTcatcatcatggaatgcctgactggatggtgataaattacttttataatggtttgggaacacagtcaagacctatgctcgatgcagcattaGGTGGAGctttatgggctaaaagctatgaggAAGTTTATGAGCTAATTGAGATGATGGCCGCTAATTAATATCAGAATCCAACTCAAAGACTACCACAAGTCAAGGTAGTAAGAATTCTGGAGGTtgatacagctacggctatagCTGCTTAGGTAAAAGTATTGACTATGAAGGTCGATTATATGACTAACTATGGTGTTCATCAGATAACTAGTgtatgtgagctttgtgcaggttcgcatacgatggagcaatgtgctatatctagtgaatcagctgagtttgtgagcaactttcagaggtcgcagcaaccagctcctgccacttatcatcctaaaAAACACAACATTCATAtcttcagctggagcaataatcagggTGGTATGTACCAACCTtaccagcagtttggaaatatacctttcaatcctcctggttttcgGCAACAGTTTGTACCAAGGCAACAATTTCAGCCCTAGGGAATGCAACAACAATCTCATGGAGGTGCAGGTCCATCTTTTAAtgaaaatctgaattagaggagttgaggctgATGTATAAAAGCCAAGCGGTTTCAATCAAAactctggagaatcaaataggCAAATTGCCAATGCTTTATTGAACCGACCACAAGGAACTCTTCCTAGTGATGTAGATGttaatccaggcaagagggaagtcaaAGAACAGTTGAAGGaaatcaccttgaggtctggaaaggtcgctaGCCCTAAAAATCATCAAAACGAAAaatctgaaaaatttctccagaAAGTATGCGCGCCCACACCCATATCAAGCGCGTCCGCGCCCTTGCCAACTTTAGAAAATCCAATTCTTGAGGAAAAAGCTGATCAGAAGGGGATCGAAGCGGAAATGAAGAAGACTTCTCCTGAAAACACTACTCCTGAGCAAAATACAGGAGATAAAAATGTCCATTCGCCTCCTCCATATCCTAAAAGACTTCAGAAGCAGAAGTTCGATAAATAATTTACCAAGTttctggaggttttcaagaaatttcATATTAACAAAACTTTTTCGGAAGCCCTAGAACAAATgccgagctatgctaagttcatgaagggtcTTTCTCGGAAGCTTAAACTTGAAGAGTTGGAAACAGTTACTTTAACGGAAGAGTGCGGTGTTATACTGCAACAAAAACTACCTCCTAAACTTAAAGATCCGGGAAGCTTAACGATACCATGCACTATTGGAAACTTTTCTTTTGACAAGTGCTTGTGTGACTTGGGatctagcatcaatctgatgccattatCTATCTTGAAGAaacttggtctgcctgatccaaaacctgtaAACATGTCCTTACAACTGGT
This window contains:
- the LOC141674026 gene encoding uncharacterized protein LOC141674026 translates to MPSYAKFMKGLSRKLKLEELETVTLTEECGVILQQKLPPKLKDPGSLTIPCTIGNFSFDKCLCDLGSSINLMPLSILKKLGLPDPKPVNMSLQLVDRSITYPRGVVEDVLVKVDKLIFPADFVILDFEED